From Halanaeroarchaeum sulfurireducens, a single genomic window includes:
- a CDS encoding ATP-dependent helicase, producing the protein MGANAPHDEGVDRRVEGDPVDGDVLSLLDPAVQDWWVDEFGDYVPENSGYFTPPQREAIPLIHEGENALIAAPTGSGKTLASFTAIINELYRRERTEGLENTVYCLYVSPLKSLANDIHRNLTVPLEGIRERMDDRGAEVSRIRHAIRHGDTADSERQAMLEETPHILNTTPETLAILLNSPKFKKKLETVEYVIVDEIHSLADSKRGTHLSVSLERLQAMAGNVTRIGCSATVEPLEEIGQFLVGTEGGATAVAEERQPRDVEIVDTRFLREYDLELATPVADLVNTAQTTIRSAFYDQLYELIQGHDTTLVFTNTRSGAERVLHRLREMAPYDESNSGAHHGSLSKDKRQRVEEKLKDGTLDVVTTSTSLELGIDMPHVDLVVQVGSPKSVASLLQRVGRAGHRVGETVTGRVIALDRDELVECAVMLKKAREGFVDRVFVPERAQDVAAQHVYGMAINGPRPAAEVKAILRRAYPYRGYSEKEWEQLLTYLQADYEGLEERNVYAKIWRDENDPPAGEHHHPEYDVGQRLIGKRGRLARVIYMTNIGTIPDSFTCDVFTVGDDQWVGDLDEEYLDTLDPGDVFVLGGDRYAYRYRRGSKVYVERTGDRPTVPSWFSERLPLSYDLGREILAFQRRVLDRYDSGGRAALRAWLREFPIDENGVRALARLFDEQAQFAGPESVSTDDRLVVEEVLDRDEYRRRYYVHSNYGRRFNDGLSRVLAYRCAQQTGANVSIAVADNGFSLSMPLNRKVDVVGLLRETEPAAVRNYLRESLEATDRLERYFRINATRSLMILKRYKGHEKSARRQQISSEMLLGFARDLEDLAVLEETYREIIEDTLNVAGIEEVLRDIQSGDLSVVHHQPPAPTPRAFGLATLSASDVVLTEDQDAALRDFHERVMAHIDE; encoded by the coding sequence ATGGGTGCGAACGCCCCGCACGACGAGGGGGTCGACCGCCGGGTCGAGGGCGATCCGGTCGATGGTGACGTCCTCTCCCTGCTCGACCCCGCTGTTCAGGACTGGTGGGTCGACGAGTTCGGCGACTACGTGCCCGAAAACAGCGGCTACTTCACTCCGCCACAGCGCGAGGCCATCCCCCTGATCCACGAGGGCGAGAACGCCCTCATCGCGGCCCCGACGGGGTCGGGGAAAACGCTGGCCTCGTTTACAGCCATTATCAACGAGCTCTACCGCCGGGAGCGGACCGAGGGACTCGAAAACACCGTCTACTGCCTCTACGTCTCCCCGCTGAAGTCCCTCGCCAACGACATCCACCGCAACCTGACGGTGCCACTCGAGGGCATTCGCGAGCGGATGGACGACCGCGGTGCCGAGGTCTCCCGCATCCGGCACGCAATCCGCCACGGCGACACCGCCGACAGCGAGCGCCAGGCCATGCTGGAGGAGACGCCCCACATCCTCAACACCACGCCGGAGACGCTGGCAATCCTCCTGAACTCGCCGAAGTTCAAGAAAAAACTCGAGACGGTCGAGTACGTCATCGTCGACGAGATCCACTCGCTGGCGGATTCCAAACGGGGGACCCACCTCTCGGTCAGCCTCGAACGCCTGCAGGCGATGGCCGGGAACGTGACACGTATCGGGTGTTCGGCGACGGTCGAACCACTCGAGGAGATCGGGCAGTTCCTCGTCGGCACCGAGGGCGGGGCCACCGCGGTGGCCGAGGAGCGCCAGCCCCGGGACGTGGAAATCGTCGACACGCGCTTTCTCAGGGAGTACGACCTCGAACTCGCGACGCCGGTCGCCGACCTGGTGAACACCGCTCAGACGACCATCCGGTCCGCGTTCTACGACCAGCTCTACGAGTTGATCCAGGGCCACGACACCACGCTCGTCTTCACCAACACGCGCTCGGGCGCGGAGCGCGTCCTCCATCGGCTTCGCGAGATGGCGCCATACGACGAGTCCAACTCGGGAGCCCACCACGGCTCGCTCTCCAAAGACAAGCGCCAGCGCGTGGAGGAGAAACTTAAAGACGGTACCCTCGACGTGGTGACGACCTCGACGAGCCTCGAACTCGGCATCGACATGCCCCACGTGGACCTCGTGGTGCAGGTCGGGTCGCCGAAATCCGTCGCGTCGCTGCTCCAGCGCGTGGGTCGCGCCGGCCACCGGGTCGGCGAGACGGTGACCGGTCGTGTCATCGCCCTCGACCGTGACGAACTCGTCGAGTGCGCCGTCATGCTGAAGAAGGCCCGGGAGGGGTTCGTCGATCGGGTGTTCGTCCCCGAGCGCGCCCAGGACGTCGCCGCCCAGCACGTCTACGGAATGGCGATCAACGGTCCCCGCCCGGCGGCCGAAGTGAAGGCCATCCTCCGGCGGGCGTATCCGTATCGTGGGTACTCCGAAAAGGAGTGGGAACAACTCCTCACCTATCTCCAGGCCGACTACGAGGGGCTCGAAGAGCGCAACGTCTACGCGAAGATCTGGCGCGACGAGAACGACCCGCCGGCGGGTGAACACCACCACCCCGAGTACGACGTGGGTCAGCGGCTCATCGGCAAGCGGGGGCGACTCGCACGCGTCATCTACATGACGAACATCGGCACGATTCCCGACTCCTTTACCTGCGACGTCTTCACGGTCGGCGACGACCAGTGGGTCGGCGACCTGGACGAGGAGTACCTCGACACGCTCGACCCGGGGGACGTCTTCGTCCTCGGCGGCGACCGATACGCCTATCGATACCGGCGCGGGTCGAAGGTATACGTCGAGCGGACCGGCGACCGTCCGACCGTTCCGTCCTGGTTCTCCGAACGCCTCCCGCTTTCCTACGACCTCGGTCGGGAGATCCTCGCCTTCCAGAGACGCGTGCTCGACCGGTACGATAGCGGCGGTCGGGCCGCCCTCCGGGCCTGGCTCCGCGAATTTCCCATCGACGAGAACGGGGTGCGAGCGCTCGCCCGCCTCTTCGACGAGCAGGCGCAATTCGCGGGACCGGAGAGCGTGAGTACCGACGACCGCCTGGTCGTCGAGGAGGTTCTCGACCGCGATGAGTACCGGCGCCGGTACTACGTTCACTCGAACTACGGACGCCGGTTCAACGATGGGCTCTCCCGCGTGCTCGCCTACCGGTGTGCACAACAGACGGGGGCCAACGTCTCCATCGCGGTCGCGGACAACGGATTCAGCCTCTCTATGCCGCTGAACCGGAAGGTGGACGTGGTGGGCCTGCTCCGGGAAACGGAACCGGCGGCGGTCAGAAACTACCTGCGAGAGAGCCTCGAGGCGACCGACCGGCTCGAACGATACTTCCGCATCAACGCCACGCGCTCACTCATGATCCTCAAACGCTACAAGGGCCACGAGAAGTCCGCGCGCCGCCAGCAGATCTCCTCCGAGATGCTCCTCGGATTCGCCAGGGACCTCGAGGACCTGGCCGTGTTGGAGGAGACCTATCGTGAGATCATCGAGGACACGCTCAACGTCGCGGGCATCGAGGAGGTGCTTCGAGATATCCAGAGCGGCGACCTCTCAGTCGTCCACCACCAACCGCCCGCGCCGACCCCGAGGGCGTTCGGCCTGGCGACGCTGTCGGCCAGCGACGTGGTGCTGACCGAGGACCAGGACGCAGCGCTCCGGGACTTCCACGAGCGGGTGATGGCGCACATCGACGAGTGA
- a CDS encoding ATP-dependent helicase, producing MNVRGPVTAVGAIRTVSTANGNREVADVSVVVDGEPTTVALWGSWAETAEYLEPEMELLVTDATERSDGGYATTSDSTVVVEPDFLVDVTDVRSWVQCPRMYYLNKLGGLPLKYPVTKGTIVHEVFGDLLRGRDLDEAVAERVDEAALEIGLLGRDRSEVEADVRANAAAIEGWLAQGTLDGEDAWRSEVTLISETVGIKGRADAIRRGMPVELKTGKNTNRSPRFQDKIQAASYALLLAERGVEPDTGTLLYTKNTAVDRSEFSGDLSPAKEFSIGPGLLDFVVRTRNEIAAMEHDASVPTGHEADAKCEYCFEQDTCKVVAGRLDQESKAGAVGSPLPAVEREYFASIYDAIEAERAAIHEEYRKLWTQTPDERADADRAVVDLEPAGREELPDGRYRLTARRPAPVTSKIREGDRVLASDGDPVSGRAEIARVTRLDVEVVEVTADEPVPLRRLDVYPSEFSVDRMLTALYDGLLRADRRRKDVLFDREDPAFGDESVRPVPNNEAQNAAVERAVAAEDFALIHGPPGTGKTYTIAALVEALVDRGERILLASFTNRAVDNALEAIRDRGVEDPIRVGTESGIRADMQDVRLDRSGDPAAQADALESASVVAATTATCGSRVLRSQTFDVVVVDEASQLTEPDALAAINRGDRFVLVGDHRQLPPVVQSEGPLSTSLFERLIDAHPAAAVMLDRQYRMSQRIQAFSSREFYDGALRPANATVAAQSLADLGVDAGRVPDGVSFHQVTGTQTAHTDAEEAAYVADLVDDYLDAGVSPADVGVIAPFRAQVAEIGRLLPSGVVVDTVDRFQGSSKEVVVVSFVATGSLDGPIFEDARRMNVALTRAKKALALVGDRHALAENDRYARMVEWADR from the coding sequence GTGAATGTACGGGGACCGGTGACCGCCGTCGGCGCAATTCGGACCGTCTCGACGGCGAACGGGAACCGCGAGGTGGCCGACGTGTCCGTCGTGGTCGACGGCGAACCGACGACCGTTGCGCTGTGGGGGTCCTGGGCGGAGACCGCCGAGTACCTCGAACCGGAGATGGAGCTGCTCGTCACCGACGCGACGGAGCGATCTGATGGCGGATACGCGACGACCAGCGATTCGACGGTCGTCGTCGAGCCCGATTTCCTCGTCGACGTGACCGACGTCAGGTCGTGGGTCCAGTGCCCCAGGATGTACTACCTGAACAAGCTCGGCGGCCTCCCACTCAAATACCCCGTCACGAAGGGGACCATCGTCCACGAGGTCTTCGGCGATCTCCTCCGCGGGCGGGACCTCGACGAGGCCGTGGCGGAGCGCGTCGACGAGGCCGCCCTGGAGATCGGCCTTCTGGGTCGCGATCGGTCGGAGGTCGAAGCGGACGTCCGGGCGAACGCGGCCGCCATAGAGGGATGGCTCGCCCAGGGAACCCTCGACGGCGAGGACGCCTGGCGATCGGAAGTCACGCTCATCTCCGAAACCGTCGGCATCAAGGGTCGGGCCGACGCCATCCGCCGGGGGATGCCGGTGGAGTTGAAGACGGGCAAGAACACGAACCGCTCGCCTCGATTCCAGGACAAGATCCAGGCCGCGTCGTACGCACTCCTCCTCGCGGAGCGCGGCGTCGAACCGGACACGGGGACGTTACTGTACACCAAGAACACGGCGGTCGATCGCTCGGAGTTTTCGGGTGATCTCTCCCCGGCCAAGGAGTTCTCCATCGGCCCCGGGCTGCTGGATTTCGTGGTCCGCACTCGCAACGAGATCGCCGCCATGGAACACGACGCGTCGGTCCCGACGGGCCACGAGGCCGACGCGAAATGTGAGTACTGCTTCGAGCAGGACACCTGCAAGGTCGTCGCCGGCCGACTCGACCAGGAGTCGAAAGCCGGCGCCGTCGGCTCACCGCTCCCCGCGGTCGAACGCGAGTACTTCGCGTCAATCTACGACGCGATCGAGGCCGAGCGGGCGGCAATCCACGAGGAGTACCGCAAACTCTGGACGCAGACCCCAGACGAGCGGGCCGACGCGGACCGCGCCGTCGTCGACCTGGAACCGGCGGGTCGAGAGGAACTGCCCGATGGCCGCTACCGACTCACGGCGCGTCGACCCGCGCCGGTCACGTCCAAGATCCGTGAAGGGGACCGCGTGCTCGCAAGCGACGGCGACCCGGTGTCGGGACGTGCCGAGATAGCCCGCGTCACCAGACTCGACGTCGAAGTGGTCGAGGTCACGGCCGACGAACCGGTCCCGTTGCGCCGCCTCGACGTCTACCCCTCGGAGTTCTCCGTCGATCGGATGCTCACTGCGCTCTACGATGGCCTCCTCCGGGCGGACCGACGCCGGAAGGACGTGCTGTTCGACCGCGAGGACCCCGCATTCGGCGACGAGTCTGTCCGCCCCGTCCCGAACAACGAGGCCCAGAACGCGGCGGTCGAACGCGCCGTCGCCGCGGAGGACTTCGCGCTCATTCACGGGCCGCCAGGGACGGGCAAGACCTACACCATTGCAGCGCTCGTCGAGGCGCTCGTCGATCGGGGCGAACGCATCCTGCTCGCCTCGTTCACGAACCGGGCCGTGGACAACGCCCTCGAAGCGATCAGGGACCGTGGCGTCGAGGACCCGATTCGGGTGGGGACTGAGTCCGGCATCAGAGCCGACATGCAGGACGTTCGCCTGGATCGATCGGGCGACCCAGCGGCCCAGGCCGACGCCCTGGAGTCCGCGTCCGTCGTCGCGGCCACGACCGCTACCTGTGGGTCCCGCGTCCTCCGCTCGCAGACCTTCGACGTCGTGGTGGTCGACGAGGCAAGTCAGTTGACCGAGCCCGACGCCCTCGCGGCCATCAATCGGGGTGATCGGTTCGTTCTCGTCGGCGACCATCGCCAGCTCCCGCCGGTCGTCCAGTCGGAAGGGCCGCTCTCGACTTCGCTATTCGAGCGGCTCATCGACGCTCACCCAGCGGCGGCAGTCATGCTCGATCGACAGTACCGCATGTCCCAGCGCATCCAGGCGTTCTCCTCGCGGGAGTTCTACGACGGCGCGCTCCGGCCCGCCAACGCGACCGTGGCGGCCCAGTCACTCGCCGACCTCGGGGTCGACGCGGGGAGGGTCCCCGATGGCGTCTCGTTCCACCAGGTGACCGGGACCCAGACGGCCCACACCGACGCCGAGGAGGCCGCGTACGTTGCCGACCTCGTGGACGACTACCTGGACGCTGGCGTCTCACCGGCGGACGTCGGCGTCATCGCGCCCTTCCGGGCCCAGGTCGCGGAGATCGGGCGTCTCCTTCCGTCCGGCGTGGTCGTGGACACCGTCGACAGGTTCCAGGGGTCGAGCAAGGAGGTCGTCGTCGTCTCGTTCGTGGCCACCGGATCGCTCGATGGCCCCATATTCGAAGACGCCCGGCGAATGAACGTTGCACTCACGCGGGCGAAAAAGGCCCTCGCGCTCGTCGGCGACCGGCACGCGCTCGCGGAGAACGATCGGTACGCCCGCATGGTCGAGTGGGCGGACCGCTGA
- a CDS encoding zinc-dependent metalloprotease: MDLTTGLWAVATASGDEPVDWSAATTAAKATSTAGSLSLSEAEKAGYAADVRDARSAIRSLTDRSFSVPGTVEIQNRHHWIDANVRTFRRVFEPLSQAGVSVHHASRTVNTATTAGTLAYVARHVLGQYDPLLLADGDPGHELYFVHPNVVQGADSLDVEYPRFRRWIAFHEVTHAAEFGAAPWLSEYLSERLREAVKDLTKYDIPREAFTDVNVAMTAVEGYAELLMDHAFDEESADLRRKLDARRRGGGPVSQIVRRALGFTMKRAQYERGRAFFDAVTREIGIDGAGAVWDRPENLPSDEELEDPDRWLDRVDHQ; encoded by the coding sequence ATGGATTTGACGACGGGACTGTGGGCGGTCGCGACCGCGTCAGGGGACGAGCCGGTCGACTGGTCGGCGGCGACCACAGCAGCCAAGGCCACCTCGACAGCCGGTTCGCTCTCGCTCTCCGAGGCGGAGAAAGCCGGGTACGCGGCCGACGTCCGGGACGCCCGATCGGCGATCCGCTCGCTCACCGACCGCTCGTTCTCGGTACCGGGAACCGTGGAGATCCAGAACCGTCACCACTGGATCGACGCGAACGTCAGGACGTTCCGACGGGTCTTCGAACCCCTTTCACAGGCCGGCGTCTCCGTTCACCACGCGTCCCGCACGGTCAATACCGCCACAACGGCCGGGACGCTCGCCTACGTGGCCCGTCACGTCCTCGGACAGTACGACCCGCTCCTTCTCGCCGACGGCGATCCGGGTCACGAACTCTACTTCGTCCATCCGAACGTCGTCCAGGGAGCCGACAGCCTCGACGTCGAGTATCCGCGGTTCCGTCGGTGGATCGCCTTCCACGAGGTAACCCACGCCGCGGAATTCGGGGCCGCGCCGTGGCTCTCCGAGTACCTCTCGGAGCGACTGCGCGAGGCGGTGAAGGATCTCACAAAGTACGATATTCCCCGGGAGGCGTTCACAGACGTGAACGTGGCCATGACCGCCGTCGAGGGCTACGCCGAACTGCTCATGGACCACGCGTTCGACGAGGAATCCGCTGACCTCCGGCGCAAACTCGATGCCCGTCGCCGCGGCGGCGGGCCGGTGTCCCAAATCGTTCGTCGTGCGCTCGGGTTCACGATGAAACGGGCCCAGTACGAGCGCGGCCGGGCTTTCTTCGACGCGGTAACCCGGGAGATCGGGATCGACGGGGCTGGCGCCGTCTGGGATCGCCCCGAGAATCTCCCGTCCGACGAGGAACTCGAGGACCCCGACCGCTGGCTCGATCGGGTCGACCACCAGTAA
- a CDS encoding LSM domain-containing protein — translation MSGRPLDVLEDALHDSVTVHLKDGEEFAGVLAGYDQHMNLVLEEPEGDNTTVIRGDNVVTIKS, via the coding sequence ATGAGCGGCCGACCACTCGACGTGCTGGAAGACGCGCTTCACGATTCCGTGACCGTCCATCTGAAGGACGGTGAGGAGTTCGCCGGCGTGCTGGCCGGCTACGACCAGCACATGAACCTGGTCCTCGAAGAGCCGGAGGGCGACAACACAACCGTTATACGCGGCGATAACGTCGTTACCATCAAATCATGA
- a CDS encoding 50S ribosomal protein L37e, which produces MTGAGTPSQGKKNTTTHVKCRRCGEKSYHVKKGVCSSCGFGKSAKRRDYDWQDKAGDN; this is translated from the coding sequence ATGACTGGAGCCGGAACTCCATCGCAGGGGAAAAAGAACACGACGACGCACGTGAAGTGTCGGCGGTGTGGCGAAAAGTCGTATCACGTCAAGAAGGGAGTCTGTTCGAGCTGTGGGTTCGGCAAGTCTGCGAAGCGCCGCGACTACGACTGGCAGGACAAAGCCGGCGATAACTGA